Proteins encoded by one window of Chromobacterium violaceum ATCC 12472:
- the pbpC gene encoding penicillin-binding protein 1C: MTRYNASLLILALLSSPAWAQPTFKEVKAAWQPSDVTLLDRHGQVLQRLRVDKQARRQDWVGLADTSPAFRQALVLSEDKRFYQHSGVDWSGAAAAAWANLWNTRTRGASTLTMQLAGLLDDDLKVGKGGRSLWQKMGQTWSAAWLEQHWTKAEILEAYLNLVGFRGELVGLSSLSSTLFGKLPSGLNLEESAIAVALIRAPNAAPDKVAGRACRILQDMGRKPDCAALGVRATQALARSRAANPLAEQDAPHFAQKLQQARRFAAGSRVATTLDLPLQRFAAAALRRHLSALSQRNVQDGALVVLDNQSGDILAWVGSSGRGLSNAAQVDGVTAPRQAGSTLKPFLYQQALEKHYLTAASLLDDSPLDLQTGSGLYAPQNYSKDFKGLVPVRSALASSLNIPAVRTIEMVTPNAARDRLVKLGFSTLTEDGDYYGYSLALGAADIRLLDLANAYRTLANQGLSSPPRWTLTDAKPKPARLLDAASSFIIADILSDRTARALTFGLESALSTRYWSAVKTGTSKDMRDNWAVGFSRRFTVAAWVGNASGEPMWDVSGMHGAAPVWQTVLDRAQQSAAPLPPPAPPAGLVRQRVRYQGDVAAPRTEWFLAGTQRALIVPQKGAAADLTPGIAAPVDGSIFALDPDIPPANQRMVLRARGVAKPQWWLDGKRLGSGAELAWFPWPGRHRLELRGGDGKVVQAVKFEVRGASLRPGRPR, encoded by the coding sequence GTGACCCGCTACAACGCCAGCCTCCTCATTCTCGCCCTGCTCTCCTCACCCGCCTGGGCCCAGCCCACGTTCAAAGAGGTGAAGGCCGCCTGGCAGCCATCCGACGTGACGCTGCTGGACCGCCACGGCCAGGTGCTGCAGCGGCTGCGCGTCGACAAGCAGGCGCGTCGGCAGGATTGGGTCGGCCTGGCGGACACCTCCCCCGCCTTCCGCCAAGCGCTGGTGCTATCCGAGGACAAGCGCTTCTACCAGCACAGCGGCGTGGACTGGTCAGGCGCGGCGGCGGCTGCCTGGGCCAATCTGTGGAACACCCGCACCCGCGGCGCGTCCACGCTGACCATGCAGCTGGCCGGCCTGCTGGACGATGATCTGAAGGTAGGCAAGGGGGGGCGCAGCCTGTGGCAGAAGATGGGCCAAACCTGGTCCGCCGCCTGGCTGGAGCAGCACTGGACCAAGGCGGAGATTCTGGAGGCCTACCTGAACCTGGTGGGTTTCCGCGGCGAACTGGTGGGCCTGTCCTCGCTGTCGTCGACGCTGTTCGGCAAGCTGCCGTCCGGACTGAACCTGGAAGAATCGGCGATCGCGGTGGCGCTGATCCGCGCGCCCAACGCCGCGCCGGACAAGGTAGCCGGCCGCGCCTGCCGCATCCTGCAGGACATGGGCCGCAAGCCGGACTGCGCGGCGCTGGGCGTGCGCGCCACCCAGGCCCTGGCCCGCAGCCGAGCCGCCAATCCGCTGGCCGAGCAGGACGCGCCGCATTTCGCCCAGAAGCTGCAGCAGGCGCGCCGCTTCGCCGCCGGCAGCCGGGTGGCGACCACGCTGGACCTGCCGCTGCAACGTTTCGCCGCCGCCGCGCTGCGACGCCACCTGTCCGCGCTGTCGCAGCGCAATGTGCAGGACGGCGCGCTGGTGGTGCTGGACAACCAGAGCGGCGACATCCTGGCCTGGGTGGGCTCCAGCGGCCGCGGCCTGTCCAACGCCGCCCAGGTGGACGGCGTCACCGCGCCGCGCCAGGCCGGCTCCACGCTCAAGCCCTTCCTGTACCAGCAGGCGCTGGAAAAGCATTATCTGACCGCGGCCTCGCTGCTGGACGACAGCCCGCTGGACCTGCAGACCGGCAGCGGCCTGTACGCGCCGCAAAATTACTCCAAGGACTTCAAGGGGCTGGTGCCGGTGCGCAGCGCGCTGGCGTCATCGCTGAACATCCCGGCGGTGCGGACGATTGAGATGGTCACGCCCAACGCCGCGCGCGACCGGCTGGTGAAGCTGGGCTTCTCCACCCTGACCGAGGACGGCGACTACTACGGCTACAGCCTGGCGCTGGGCGCCGCCGACATCCGCCTGCTGGACCTGGCCAACGCCTACCGCACGCTGGCCAACCAGGGCCTGTCCAGCCCGCCGCGCTGGACGCTGACCGACGCCAAGCCCAAACCGGCGCGGCTGCTCGACGCCGCCAGCAGCTTCATCATCGCCGACATCCTGTCCGACCGCACCGCGCGCGCGCTCACCTTCGGCCTGGAAAGCGCGCTGTCCACCCGGTACTGGAGCGCGGTGAAGACCGGCACCAGCAAGGACATGCGCGACAATTGGGCGGTGGGCTTCTCACGCCGCTTCACGGTGGCGGCCTGGGTAGGCAATGCCAGCGGCGAGCCGATGTGGGACGTATCCGGCATGCACGGCGCGGCGCCGGTCTGGCAGACCGTGCTGGACCGCGCCCAGCAATCGGCCGCGCCCCTGCCGCCGCCCGCGCCGCCGGCCGGCCTGGTGCGCCAGCGGGTCCGCTATCAGGGCGACGTGGCCGCGCCCCGGACCGAGTGGTTCCTGGCCGGCACCCAGCGCGCCCTGATCGTGCCGCAGAAAGGCGCCGCCGCCGACCTGACCCCGGGCATCGCCGCGCCGGTGGACGGCAGCATCTTCGCGCTCGACCCGGACATTCCGCCGGCCAACCAGCGCATGGTGCTGCGCGCGCGCGGCGTGGCCAAGCCGCAATGGTGGCTGGACGGCAAGCGGCTGGGAAGCGGAGCGGAGCTGGCCTGGTTCCCCTGGCCGGGCCGGCATCGGCTGGAGCTGCGCGGCGGCGACGGCAAGGTGGTGCAGGCGGTGAAATTCGAGGTGCGCGGCGCTTCGCTGCGGCCCGGCAGGCCGCGTTGA
- a CDS encoding SDR family oxidoreductase: protein MNKPLIVITGASSGIGAAAAKRFSQAGHPLLLLARRVDKLEALELPNTLCRRVDVSDGAQLQAAQAEAEARFGPADAIVNNAGVMLLGAMAKQDPDEWQRMLDVNVKGLLNGIHAVLAGMVARGRGTIINISSIAGRKTFPNHVAYCGTKFAVHAISENLREEVAASGVRVITIAPGAVETELLGHTTDEAIKAGYQEWKQQMGGVLEADDVAEAIAYAYGQPQRVCVREIVLAATGQSA from the coding sequence ATGAACAAGCCCCTGATCGTGATCACCGGCGCGAGCTCCGGCATCGGCGCCGCCGCCGCCAAGCGGTTTTCCCAGGCAGGCCACCCGCTGCTGCTGCTGGCGCGCCGCGTCGACAAGCTGGAGGCGCTGGAATTGCCGAACACCTTGTGCCGCCGGGTGGACGTGAGCGATGGCGCCCAGCTGCAGGCCGCGCAGGCCGAGGCTGAGGCGCGCTTCGGTCCTGCCGACGCCATCGTCAACAACGCCGGCGTGATGCTGCTGGGCGCGATGGCCAAGCAGGATCCCGACGAGTGGCAGCGCATGCTGGACGTCAACGTCAAGGGCCTGCTCAACGGCATCCACGCGGTGCTGGCCGGCATGGTGGCGCGCGGCCGCGGCACCATCATCAACATCAGCTCCATCGCCGGGCGCAAGACCTTTCCCAACCACGTGGCCTACTGCGGCACCAAGTTCGCCGTGCACGCGATCTCGGAAAACCTGCGCGAGGAAGTGGCCGCCAGCGGCGTGCGGGTGATCACCATCGCGCCGGGCGCGGTGGAAACCGAGCTCCTGGGCCATACCACCGACGAAGCGATCAAGGCCGGCTACCAGGAATGGAAGCAGCAGATGGGCGGCGTGCTGGAGGCGGATGACGTGGCCGAGGCCATCGCCTACGCCTACGGCCAACCGCAGCGGGTGTGCGTACGCGAGATCGTGCTGGCGGCCACCGGGCAATCAGCCTAA
- a CDS encoding LysR family transcriptional regulator: protein MDIRQLKAFVAVFEERSITLAAQRLFVTQPTLSVTIRQLEDELGVSLFERQPRGVDVSENARLLYPQARRMLAQAQALAGMFRQRRDCLPLCLGVDGDVSRSHLEALLARAARAEPAILLETREGCCGDARLAAEDGRCEDELFLPLWEENFVLAVPAGHRLAARDQVDMALLDEPDWIVCPDHPSHQRLLDLHGAAAPALATAARAGSLRLAAHMAAAGLGVALLPASLANDHPGLEAIPLSGATPYRRVGLCHAPQALELPALQALKTALEDYSGSGADSP, encoded by the coding sequence ATGGATATTCGCCAACTAAAGGCATTTGTCGCCGTTTTCGAGGAGCGCAGCATCACGCTGGCGGCGCAGCGGCTGTTCGTCACCCAGCCAACGCTGTCCGTCACCATACGCCAGTTGGAAGATGAGCTGGGCGTCAGCCTGTTCGAACGGCAGCCCCGCGGAGTCGATGTCAGCGAAAACGCCCGCCTGCTCTACCCGCAGGCGCGCCGGATGCTGGCTCAGGCACAGGCCTTGGCCGGCATGTTCCGCCAGCGGCGCGATTGCCTGCCGCTATGCCTGGGCGTGGACGGCGATGTGAGCCGCAGCCACCTGGAAGCCTTGCTGGCGCGCGCGGCGCGGGCCGAACCGGCGATATTGCTGGAAACGCGGGAAGGATGCTGCGGCGACGCGCGGCTGGCGGCCGAGGACGGCCGCTGCGAGGACGAGCTGTTTCTGCCCTTGTGGGAGGAAAATTTCGTGTTGGCCGTGCCGGCCGGCCACCGGCTGGCGGCGCGCGATCAGGTGGATATGGCGCTGCTGGACGAGCCGGACTGGATCGTCTGCCCGGACCATCCCAGCCACCAGCGGCTGCTGGATCTGCACGGCGCCGCGGCGCCGGCGCTGGCGACGGCCGCGCGGGCCGGCAGCCTGAGGCTGGCCGCCCACATGGCGGCCGCGGGGCTCGGCGTCGCGCTGCTGCCCGCCTCGCTGGCGAACGACCATCCTGGCCTGGAGGCCATCCCGCTGTCCGGTGCGACGCCCTACCGCCGCGTCGGCTTGTGCCATGCGCCCCAGGCGCTGGAACTGCCGGCCTTGCAGGCCTTGAAAACGGCGTTGGAAGATTACAGCGGCAGCGGCGCGGATAGCCCGTAG